The Salmo trutta chromosome 22, fSalTru1.1, whole genome shotgun sequence genome contains the following window.
atattaatgcccatgattttggaatgagatgttcgacgagcaggtgtccacatacttttggtcatgtagtgtatctcaatGCCTGCTGGTATCTCTTCAGctgactggtacagtacataAGCAgataagacatgctaacctctcaccattacaataacaggggaggttagcatttctgggggggtatgatatttgtgcatctaactttgtcactcatcattattcacgattcattttacatttacattttagtcatttagcagacgctcttatccagagcgacttacagtagtgaatgcatacatttcataaatgtttttctccgattcattcaggactatgcATAATCATGGTAAATTCCACATCAATGTGGAAGTGTTTAGAAAGATATTCTATTTTCATTTACAATAaaattgacacaatacattatttaccattttaATTTCTTTAAATACACTTTGAATACACATAAATTAATTTTCTGGTCCACTAAAATTTTGGTCCACTAAAAtgtggggactatgtacaaacaGTGCTATAATTtttaaacggttcacccgatatggatgaaaatacccttaaATTAAAGCtgtcagtctgcactttaacccctagtcattgtataatttcaaatccaaagtgctggagtacagaaacaaacaacaaatgtgtcactgtcccaatacagTTGTAGCTCACctatatgtttggggcaaatccaatacaacacattacttagtcccactctccatattttcaagcatagtagtggcttcatcatgttatgggtatgcttgtaatctttaaggattggggagtttttcaggataaacgTAATGGAGCTTAacacatgcaaaatcctagaggaaaaccttgttcagttgGCTTTCCACTAGGCACTGGGAGACtatttcacctttcagcagaacaataacctaaaacgtaaggccaaatctacactggagttgcttaccaagaagacagtgaatgttcctgagtggtcaatTTGAcagtttgaagaattttgaaaagaataatgggcaaatattgtacaatccaggtgtgcaaagctctgagagacttacccataaagatatttctgtatttcattgtcAATAAATGTGCAAGAAAGTCAAAAACaagtttccactttgtcattatcgggttttgtgtgtagatgagtaaaaaaaaaaaatatttcatccattttgaattcaggctgtaacataacaaattgtGGAATAAGTCCAGGGGTATGAGTatgttctgaaggcactgtattcatgctacacacagcacaactgctgctaccagactcttattatgattgctaaatactgcacaatttaaaacACTTGCCCCCAGTCCCCCAAAACgcatgtaaatattggactataaattgtgccttcctgtattatacttatgctaaaatgttttctattctactgagccattaacattatgtttgtattcttatcttttattatttcttatttttgaaggaacctgcaagtaagcatttcgttggatggtgtttaccatgtgtatcccgtTCATACACCTAATACAACTTGAAACGGGATAAACCATGGTGAATGTTGGTGCCAACATCCCATGTCTCTCTGTGGCCTTGGACTAATGTTTGCTCTGCTTCGTCCTGTGTGTCAGGGTCCCCTAAGAGGAGGCAGTTCCAGAGGCAGCGCGCCGCCAGTGAGAGCATGGACAAGGAGGATAACGACGCCCACCACATGGACCTCATCCAGTACATCGCCCGCACCCAGGACGTCACCTACCACCCCAGCCCCTCCGCCTCCGCCcgcctcctctccccctcctcttcctccaagcCACCACCCTCCCTCGGCAGGTATCTTTAATTCCCTCGCCATCCTTCCACCTCACCGCTTTGCCTCAGTCATCAATACGGTAACTAACAGTATTATGGATAGTTTTGTGTATGTTTTTcctgttaaggttaggatttgaggagagtaagctgatcctagatctgtgcctaaaggGAACTTTTACCCACAGCTGCTTAACAAGCCAGGCCATTCCATCGCTGATGCAGAGTGATGATGTCATGGACAGGAATAGTTTTTGGGGTCAATGGGAGAATCTCAACTGCCAactcctcgcatcctctctcctctcctcgcgaGGGGACCCAAGCAGTATGCAATTAAGATTTTCCATTAGTGACCCCCTTACTTGAAGTTACTGTGGACGCAGAGCTGTGATGGATTTTAAGgaatacaaatatgtatttatatactgaataaaaataactTTGGAAACCACTTTAACCATGTATTTCTCTCTATATTTCTCCAAGCCACTGTATATGATCAGCTTTTAAGTAATAATCAAAGCCAATCCATATTTGTTTCTTCTACAGTGCTGGAAGCTGAAAGTATTCATGTTGATTCCTGAACATGCATAGTTGCTAATATAATGCAAGCCATATGTCATGCTTCTAATGGATAACTAACTGGGACCAGTAAAATCACAATGTAgggaaattctacacatttgcaAAACCCATGACATTGGTGCATTGCAGTTCAGTGGTTTGTGTAAAACATGCTACAACCATAAGTCATGGTGATCACTTGTAATCACAGTGGCTGCAAACATCAGACATCAGATCTGTGTATGGGTGCTCTGTGACTGActgttgtactgtgtgtgtgtgtgtgtgtgtgcgcctgtctttgtacgtgtgtgtgcctgtttttgtacgtgtgtgtgtgtcaacgcaggttagaggtggaggtggtggtggagcccAGCTGCAGCAGGGGCCAGGTACCAGGGTTGATCGGCCTGTCCCCGGAGCCCCAGGACGAGGCAGCGAGCCTGGGGGACTGTAGACAGGAGAGCTTGGCCTCAGACCACCAGGCCTTGTACAGAGACATCTGGACGCTCCGGGCCTCTCTAGAGCAGTACGGCTCCTCAGACCAGATCAACAACGACAGGGACTCCGTTCGCAGCGACGCCGACAGTGTCAGCTCCCTGGGGTGCCGGACCGAGAGGGGGGAGCTGCCCAGTAACCCCTCCCAGGACATCGGGGATGAACCCGAAGGGGATGTAGAGCTGCCCGTGGAtgatgggatgggagaggagaaggaagagaagaagaaaggggggaagcaggacagtgtggtgtcagAGAGGGTTAGTGACGGGGAGTCAGGGAACCGTAAGCTCATGCAGATGGACAGTGGCTATATGTCTATAGAGGCTCCATCACGGGCGCCAGAGGAGTTGAGACTGTTTGGCAGTAGTGGCAGTATAGACAGGACGGCCCTGGAGAAGAGACACTACTTCACCAGTGCAGGGCGCACTGGCACAGTGGGCGAGAGCTTCGAGGCCCGCATCTTCGAGGAAGAGCCAGGCGAGGAGATGCTGGTGGGGGCGACGGGCGGCATCGCAATAGAAACGTCCAGGTCTCCCCTGGGCTGGTCTCCATATGGGCAGATGTTCACTCCACGAGAGGCGCAGCCGCACTCCCACCCACCCTTATCATTACACCGCCGCGACTACAGCATCGACAAGAAAACTGACGCGCTCTTCCATGAGTTCCTCCGCCACGACCCCCAGTTCGACCAGCAGGAGTCACCGAGGAAACATCGCTCGCGCATCCACCTCCGCAAACAGTGGCAGCGCAACAAGCAGTACAGTGACCCGGGCGTTCGCTACCAGTACCACTCCTTTGAGAGGCAGCGGACCCCCCTGCGACGAGGCGATAGCGTCAACTACCCTCTGGACACGGGCTTCCACAGCACACTGCCACGCATCGTCAGTGCGCCTGATGAGGAGGCCAACGAGGGGGCCCCCAGTACCCCCCAGACGCCAAAGGCAGAGGCGGTGGTGGCGGGAGgggcaggagaggtggaggaaggagacaggaggagggcgAGTCCCAGCAGTAGCTGTGGCAGCAGCACCGTGACCATTAGAGACCTGGAAGGGAGGGCATCCTGTTCCCCTCCCACTGTTCCGGATAGAGAGGGCCTGCTAGGGGAGCAGCCTGACCCCCAGGAAGACACTAGGCAGGTGGTACACCCCCCTGAGGCCCCTTACGATCCCCCCCAGCCTCCTGACACGGGCAACGGCCGACAGACCATCACAACCGAGCTGACGGACAAGCTGAGCGCCACTCTGGACGAGCGGCTGTACACAGGCCTGCGACGAACCAAGGACACAGCGGCGGTGACAGAGTGTGTGGTGAAGGTCGTTCACGCCTCCCCAGACCACAGCCCAGTGTAGCATGTCTCCagtcctcctccactcctccctgaTATTTTGTGTTTCATTTGATTTTAGTCTACGCCGGGTAACTACAATTTCTCTATCTGTCTGAATCAGCTGATCCCAGACCAGTAACAAGAAAACAGGCTACACTATACAGTATCATGTAGGCCATTTGAAGAATACACCCCTAGATAGTATTTACAGTACCATAATGTCTCTTACTGCTGTGATTCCTTTCTCCTCTTAGAGAAGTGACGATGTAAAGAGCCAGTATGCCCTCTGCACTAGTCTATCCACTGTGAAACTAGGTGCTATTAGACTTGAAGTCATCTCAAGATCTGGATACAAAGTTTATCTGGGCGTAATAGGCCAGTCTAGACTGATAGGCCTAGGCTTAATTGTAATGTGATGTAATTGAATCAGAATCTACGGTACTAGGAACAGAAACAGATCAGACCATGAATTTGAAAATGCAATTTGTTTTTCTCATAACCACTCATTAAATGGGTATGAAGATGCTGTCCTAATTTGGACCCCAAATAAATTGCTGTATCCATATTAGGACCGCCTCGTCATATCCACACTGGATCAGAGAATATTCTTCATCAAGTATCCTTGTTGCTTAATGTCTGGCCTCATGTTTCTATTAAAAAAATGTCTTACTGCTTTCCAGAAAAGTGATGGTTGTTAGGACATGTTGTTCAATGCCTTTGCATTTATTGACACATTTCATTTAAATGTGTCTATGCTTGTTTTATATTTCACTCTGGTTGTGACTGTAATAAGTGGGATATTGGAGGCCAGGGTGAGAGCAACTTAAATGACAGGCTTTTACCTAATTTCTGTGCCAAAAATACCTTGTTTGCTAATGGAGGGATCTCAAATGTTACtgaaccaggggttggaaccaaaaaaattGTTCCAATTGTTTAGTTTTGAACAGAACCGGTAATTTCTCATTTTGTTCCACTGTTCTGACCAGCAAAAAGGTTCTGAACAGTTTAGAACCCCTAAAAAAATTACTGGTTTATATTGTTCCTTTTTTAACCTGtcaaatcatttatttacatttagCTTATTGAATGACTGTCTGCACCAATCAGTGCAGACAGAgcaggcaagctagttgtttacatgcgtgATGGACAGGCAAGTGTAGCCTATAGTGCAAGATGCGACAAAGCTTTTGCgggtggagagagcgagagaaggttgaagtgctgggcatcttgttatgaaatgcattatctgaattaggtcaacagaattatacctacggaggagcggcttctatggaggaacatTGAATGTCcttcgagctagctagctaacaagctagtgTGTGCAGAGCCACACCAtaattaaaaacatgttttgtagttaataaatttGACATGAAACATGATAACTAggcctatagtatccttaactagcattgaaaaagttaatccattaTTTTCTAGCTAATCTAAAAGGTCTCCCGACTTCTAAATCAAGCTTGTAAcctcagtacagtagcctatgctttggagaggagaggggcaggtaacacacacacacacacagatttccAGCTTGCAGGCAGACACTAGAATAAgtttgagtgacagagtgagggctttgcatagacATTTTGTTGTGGGACTAGAAAAAAAATGCCTGGAATGTAAAATAACGTCATTAATCGGTTCCAAAGCTTTTAAAAATAACAGTTCTGTTCTAGAACAGTAAGGATCACTTTCGTTCCAGGTTCCATCTGTTCCTTGAAAACTGTTGTTCCTTTGTTCCAACCCCTGCTGACAACTCTGTTAGAATCACACATCAAAGGCTCCCTTGGCCTCCCCCAACAGTGTTGGTTAGTGCTGGTCTATAGCTGTAAAGGTTTAAATTAAAGCTTGGAATGGGGCCGATGTTGCCCTCGCAGACATTTGCGTTTATTGAATTTATTCATAAAGGCATAGTTTCTTGTGCATGGGTTTACCAAACAGGCTTTATTTGTTTGCTCACTTTCTTTTctttcccctccttctcctgtgAAAGTTGATAATGCAGCAGCGCATCCCTCTGGGCTATAAGGACTGCACTTCTTGTCCGTTACCAAACCAGAACAAAGTTGTTATTTGGAGCAAATTCCACATCTTCTCCTTTGACATCCTCTGTGTGGACTTTGCAACCCAATGCCATTCAAGTATAACCCCATTATCAGATTATGTCTTATGTGCCA
Protein-coding sequences here:
- the LOC115158221 gene encoding voltage-dependent calcium channel beta subunit-associated regulatory protein-like isoform X2, whose product is MSNESTVWNNLTENSTGVPFEPDKQQNGYVLLLVLLSIFLVGTLVLLSVILIVSRRCCDGDRRYNSASDDPEKTNTTYTEASQPVHEITIQVDESDCLSAASSHMDMETERFLSTGTQGGRRVSFNEAALFNHGRKALDKGRRYTLTEGDFHHLKNARLTHLHIPPLALKIVTIHECESSENSIAMTTRPAAKSSLSIFQPALCALRPLRPLCPLPQTALTSLSVSPSSALPGDTLNSVVDSSFSQSSLVPGPKEPSSSIEVMVSGSRNGGSSSLSEGASVTSVTGASPSAGVGQGPVLQFFTKLRRHASLEGASPYFKKWKLDSSQRASSLDTRGSPKRRQFQRQRAASESMDKEDNDAHHMDLIQYIARTQDVTYHPSPSASARLLSPSSSSKPPPSLGRLEVEVVVEPSCSRGQVPGLIGLSPEPQDEAASLGDCRQESLASDHQALYRDIWTLRASLEQYGSSDQINNDRDSVRSDADSVSSLGCRTERGELPSNPSQDIGDEPEGDVELPVDDGMGEEKEEKKKGGKQDSVVSERVSDGESGNRKLMQMDSGYMSIEAPSRAPEELRLFGSSGSIDRTALEKRHYFTSAGRTGTVGESFEARIFEEEPGEEMLVGATGGIAIETSRSPLGWSPYGQMFTPREAQPHSHPPLSLHRRDYSIDKKTDALFHEFLRHDPQFDQQESPRKHRSRIHLRKQWQRNKQYSDPGVRYQYHSFERQRTPLRRGDSVNYPLDTGFHSTLPRIVSAPDEEANEGAPSTPQTPKAEAVVAGGAGEVEEGDRRRASPSSSCGSSTVTIRDLEGRASCSPPTVPDREGLLGEQPDPQEDTRQVVHPPEAPYDPPQPPDTGNGRQTITTELTDKLSATLDERLYTGLRRTKDTAAVTECVVKVVHASPDHSPV
- the LOC115158221 gene encoding voltage-dependent calcium channel beta subunit-associated regulatory protein-like isoform X1 — its product is MSNESTVWNNLTENSTGVPFEPDKQQNGYVLLLVLLSIFLVGTLVLLSVILIVSRRCCDGDRRYNSASDDPEKTNTTYTEASQPVHAEITIQVDESDCLSAASSHMDMETERFLSTGTQGGRRVSFNEAALFNHGRKALDKGRRYTLTEGDFHHLKNARLTHLHIPPLALKIVTIHECESSENSIAMTTRPAAKSSLSIFQPALCALRPLRPLCPLPQTALTSLSVSPSSALPGDTLNSVVDSSFSQSSLVPGPKEPSSSIEVMVSGSRNGGSSSLSEGASVTSVTGASPSAGVGQGPVLQFFTKLRRHASLEGASPYFKKWKLDSSQRASSLDTRGSPKRRQFQRQRAASESMDKEDNDAHHMDLIQYIARTQDVTYHPSPSASARLLSPSSSSKPPPSLGRLEVEVVVEPSCSRGQVPGLIGLSPEPQDEAASLGDCRQESLASDHQALYRDIWTLRASLEQYGSSDQINNDRDSVRSDADSVSSLGCRTERGELPSNPSQDIGDEPEGDVELPVDDGMGEEKEEKKKGGKQDSVVSERVSDGESGNRKLMQMDSGYMSIEAPSRAPEELRLFGSSGSIDRTALEKRHYFTSAGRTGTVGESFEARIFEEEPGEEMLVGATGGIAIETSRSPLGWSPYGQMFTPREAQPHSHPPLSLHRRDYSIDKKTDALFHEFLRHDPQFDQQESPRKHRSRIHLRKQWQRNKQYSDPGVRYQYHSFERQRTPLRRGDSVNYPLDTGFHSTLPRIVSAPDEEANEGAPSTPQTPKAEAVVAGGAGEVEEGDRRRASPSSSCGSSTVTIRDLEGRASCSPPTVPDREGLLGEQPDPQEDTRQVVHPPEAPYDPPQPPDTGNGRQTITTELTDKLSATLDERLYTGLRRTKDTAAVTECVVKVVHASPDHSPV